In Ahaetulla prasina isolate Xishuangbanna chromosome 6, ASM2864084v1, whole genome shotgun sequence, a single window of DNA contains:
- the IRS1 gene encoding insulin receptor substrate 1, with product MASPTDNNEGFFSDVRKVGYLRKPKSMHKRFFVLRAASELGPARLEYYENEKKWRHKSGAPKRSIPLESCFNINKRADSKNKHLVALYTKDEHFAIAADNELEQESWYQALLQLHNRAKSHHHHHHQHHHHHHHRDVTVGGGTLGMGEAGEDSYGDTAPGPAFKEVWQVILKPKGLGQTKNLIGIYRLCLTNKTISFVKLNSDAAAVVLQLLNIRRCGHSENFFFIEVGRSAVTGPGEFWMQVDDSVVAQNMHETILEAMRAMSEEFRPRSKSQSSSNCSNPISVPLRSRHHVNNPPPSQVGLTRRSRTESITATSPASSGVGGGIGGRPSSFRVRASSDGEGTMSRPASVDGSPMSPSANRTHSHRHRGSSRLHPPLNHSRSIPMPSSRCSPSATSPVSLSSSSTSGHGSTSDCLFPRRSSASVSGSPSDGGFISSDEYESSPCDFRSSFRSVTPDSLGHTPPARGDEELSNYICMGGKAASSCCSITTPNGHFAPRTCHLQQQSRYPAVPCCLRLGNEDVGDFEKGFRKRTHSAGTSPTISHQKTPSQSSVTSIEEYTEMLPSYSCSGNKFSSYRHSAFVPTQSYPEECLEMHQVEGNHHRTNSDDGYMPMLPGVAPMPSGGSTPKGGDYMPMSPKSVSAPQQIINPGRGGRHVQAMVDSNGYMMMSPSGSCSPDSGPTGYSKLWINGTNNHTKLSVESNEGKLPSGGSDYINMSPASGSATSTPPDCYFTSPGPPGPEEPLVHGSAQSQQKPIYSYFSLPRSFKHNQRKTGKEENAQMHMSFSSGRLLYAAAEDSSSSTSSDSLGCPGGQEGGGYSLPIKTQPLQPAAFTVDTAVRTKNHLARPTRLSLDGPKASTLPRTREQLPEPKSPGEYVNIEFKQPVFPSPLSYGETGSCSEEYMNMDWGTACPASLASMQSSRNGTTHSGNRDYMSMQLSGGAPYVVCAHTPSPSSPALLLSYSEKSPPPMQLPSPPSQAQPSKLAEILPHSCSSSMIGGPGVNSAFTHVSLGPNCSTQSAKVIRADPQGGRRRHSSETFASSVTPSSSLGASALLHGPGGGPDDPKHHSSASFENVWLKPASGALGVASLGLGATSRREQAASGTGGGFENGLNYIDLDLVKDFNHSQHHHRNLHPQESTGLLGVKQPPQQHQPPKSPKQPCGSNHLSDELSAYASISFHKQEDIQ from the coding sequence CAAGAGGGCAGATTCCAAAAATAAGCATCTGGTGGCTCTCTACACCAAGGACGAGCACTTTGCCATTGCTGCTGACAATGAGCTTGAGCAAGAAAGCTGGTACCAGGCACTGCTGCAGTTGCACAACCGTGCCAAGagccatcaccaccaccatcatcagcaccatcaccatcaccaccaccgagATGTCACAGTGGGAGGTGGGACTTTGGGAATGGGAGAGGCAGGGGAGGATAGCTATGGCGATACGGCTCCTGGCCCAGCGTTCAAGGAGGTCTGGCAAGTGATCCTGAAACCAAAGGGCCTGGGGCAAACCAAGAACCTGATTGGAATCTACCGCCTGTGCCTAACCAACAAGACAATCAGTTTTGTTAAACTAAATTCCGATGCGGCAGCTGTTGTGTTACAGCTGCTCAACATCCGGCGGTGTGGCCattctgagaatttttttttcattgaggTGGGGCGCTCTGCTGTCACGGGACCAGGTGAGTTCTGGATGCAGGTAGATGACTCGGTAGTAGCACAGAATATGCATGAGACCATCTTGGAGGCTATGCGGGCAATGAGTGAGGAATTTCGGCCTCGGAGCAAAAGCCAGTCGTCTTCCAATTGCTCCAATCCTATATCTGTGCCTCTCCGTAGCAGGCATCATGTCAACAACCCGCCCCCCAGCCAGGTGGGACTTACTCGTAGGTCCAGGACTGAGAGCATAACTGCCACTTCTCCTGCTAGCAGTGGTGTGGGAGGAGGGATTGGAGGTAGACCCAGCTCTTTCCGTGTCAGAGCCTCTAGCGATGGAGAAGGTACCATGTCCAGACCAGCTTCAGTGGATGGAAGTCCGATGAGTCCGAGTGCCAACCGAACCCACTCACATAGGCATCGTGGCAGTTCCAGGCTTCATCCCCCTCTCAACCACAGTCGCTCCATCCCAATGCCTTCCTCACGTTGTTCCCCTTCAGCCACTAGTCCAGTCAGCCTGTCATCCAGCAGTACCAGTGGCCATGGGTCCACTTCAGACTGTCTTTTCCCACGTCGATCTAGTGCATCAGTCTCTGGCTCTCCCAGTGATGGAGGGTTCATCTCCTCTGACGAATATGAGTCAAGCCCCTGTGACTTTCGCAGCTCATTTCGTAGTGTTACCCCTGATTCCCTGGGACACACCCCTCCTGCCCGGGGAGATGAGGAGCTTAGCAACTATATATGTATGGGAGGGAAGGCTGCCTCATCCTGCTGCAGTATCACAACTCCTAATGGTCATTTTGCCCCCCGCACCTGCCATCTGCAGCAGCAAAGTCGCTACCCTGCTGTCCCATGTTGCCTCCGTCTTGGAAATGAGGATGTAGGTGATTTTGAAAAAGGCTTCAGAAAGCGGACACATTCTGCTGGAACCTCTCCTACCATCTCACATCAGAAGACTCCTTCCCAGTCTTCAGTGACCTCCATTGAAGAGTATACTGAGATGCTTCCCTCATATTCTTGTAGTGGCAACAAGTTTTCTTCTTATCGACATTCTGCCTTTGTGCCAACCCAGTCTTATCCCGAGGAGTGTCTAGAGATGCACCAGGTGGAGGGAAACCACCACCGGACCAACTCTGATGATGGCTACATGCCGATGTTGCCAGGAGTGGCACCTATGCCCAGTGGAGGTAGTACACCCAAAGGTGGAGATTACATGCCCATGAGCCCCAAGAGTGTGTCTGCTCCGCAACAGATCATCAATCCTGGGAGAGGAGGTCGCCACGTGCAGGCCATGGTGGACTCAAATGGCTACATGATGATGTCTCCCAGTGGCAGTTGTTCTCCAGACAGTGGTCCCACTGGCTACAGCAAATTATGGATAAATGGGACTAATAATCATACAAAACTCTCAGTCGAGAGTAATGAGGGCAAGCTGCCAAGTGGAGGCAGTGATTATATCAATATGTCTCCAGCTAGTGGTTCTGCTACCAGCACCCCTCCAGACTGTTACTTTACCAGCCCAGGACCTCCAGGCCCAGAAGAACCACTAGTGCATGGTTCTGCCCAGTCCCAACAAAAACCCATCTATTCCTATTTCTCCTTGCCCCGTTCCTTCAAGCACAACCAACGCAAGACAGGCAAAGAAGAAAATGCCCAGATGCATATGTCCTTCAGCTCTGGCCGCTTGCTTTATGCCGCTGCTGAGGATTCTTCTTCCTCTACTAGTAGTGATAGTCTTGGCTGCCCTGGGGGACAAGAGGGTGGTGGGTATTCTCTTCCCATTAAAACACAGCCATTGCAGCCTGCTGCTTTTACTGTGGACACAGCTGTGCGGACCAAGAATCATCTGGCCAGACCTACTCGTTTATCCTTGGATGGCCCAAAGGCCAGCACCTTGCCTCGCACTCGGGAACAGCTCCCAGAGCCCAAGAGCCCCGGAGAGTATGTGAACATTGAGTTTAAGCAACCAGTCTTCCCCTCACCTTTATCCTACGGAGAGACTGGCTCCTGTTCAGAGGAGTATATGAATATGGATTGGGGAACTGCTTGCCCAGCCAGCTTGGCCTCCATGCAGTCAAGCCGGAATGGGACCACCCACAGTGGCAACCGGGACTATATGAGCATGCAGCTGAGTGGTGGAGCACCGTATGTAGTATGTGCCCACACCCCATCACCTTCTTCCCCTGCCCTCCTGCTGAGTTATTCTGAGAAAAGCCCACCACCCATGCAGCTGCCTTCTCCACCTTCTCAGGCTCAGCCAAGCAAACTGGCTGAGATTTTACCCCATTCCTGCTCCTCATCTATGATTGGGGGCCCAGGTGTGAACAGCGCCTTTACACATGTCAGTCTTGGTCCCAATTGCAGCACCCAGAGTGCCAAAGTGATCCGTGCTGACCCCCAAGGAGGTCGGCGGCGCCATAGTTCTGAGACGTTCGCTTCTTCTGTCACTCCTAGTAGTAGTCTTGGAGCCTCAGCTCTACTCCATGGACCAGGAGGAGGTCCTGATGATCCAAAACATCACAGTTCAGCCTCCTTTGAAAACGTCTGGCTCAAGCCTGCATCTGGGGCACTGGGAGTTGCTTCTTTGGGTCTTGGTGCAACATCACGGAGGGAGCAAGCAGCTAGTGGAACTGGGGGAGGCTTTGAGAATGGGCTCAATTACATTGACCTGGACTTAGTGAAGGATTTTAACCACAGCCAACATCACCATCGCAACCTCCACCCTCAGGAGAGTACTGGTCTGCTAGGAGTCAAGCAACCACCCCAGCAGCATCAGCCACCTAAATCTCCAAAGCAGCCTTGTGGGAGTAACCACTTGAGTGATGAATTAAGTGCATATGCCAGCATTAGCTTCCACAAGCAGGAGGACATCCAGTAG